The following proteins come from a genomic window of Nitrospirota bacterium:
- a CDS encoding XrtA system polysaccharide chain length determinant has translation MASQTTKEFDVRRYWGVVLKHRYLILAIFLVVASGFTWGSFFWPESYEASSTVFVQRSAVMDPLIKGVGVATSMEERLRTIKDRLISRNIIERVIKKLDMDVYARTPDKYESLIENVRSSLAITIKTPRGKETADLFTIAYTGPDPRKARDIVNTLVSEYIEENLGFRRSDAYGAFEFIQSQLMEYKAKLEESDKQMREFREKHPSMIPQSEATLLGRVENFQTAKIETEIRLKELTRRRDNLKKQISGEKELTVAMVTREGSPQSRLNYLSNQIVLLSAKFTDNHPEIIKIKGEIEELKREIARAKDAPPDTTGSETSTLNPIYQQLKEDLAKTDAEIESLRARAGELARQQQTAQGILGSMPKGQEEWMKLMRDRNVYQKIYDDLLQKLEQARVSKDLELTDKSEAFRVVDPAVLPVIPVKPDRVKLILMGIGLGLAAGFGAALALEALSPSFKDDDSIETVLKLPVLASIQRIEVADAKLMAAKRMERKIFAAAGAYVSVILLVLIKEALYRYMGITIISF, from the coding sequence ATGGCATCGCAGACGACCAAGGAATTCGATGTGCGCCGGTACTGGGGAGTGGTCCTCAAGCACCGGTATCTCATACTCGCGATCTTTCTCGTCGTCGCCTCCGGATTTACCTGGGGGAGCTTCTTCTGGCCCGAGAGTTACGAGGCGAGCTCCACCGTCTTCGTCCAGCGGAGCGCGGTGATGGACCCGCTCATAAAGGGCGTCGGCGTTGCTACGAGTATGGAGGAGCGGCTGAGGACGATCAAGGACCGGCTGATAAGCCGTAATATCATAGAGCGGGTCATCAAGAAGCTCGACATGGATGTCTACGCCAGGACTCCCGACAAATACGAGAGCCTCATCGAGAATGTACGTTCCAGCCTCGCGATTACCATAAAAACGCCGCGGGGCAAGGAGACGGCCGACCTCTTCACCATCGCCTACACCGGGCCGGATCCGCGGAAGGCCCGCGATATTGTCAATACGCTGGTGAGCGAGTATATCGAGGAGAACCTCGGGTTCAGGAGATCCGACGCCTACGGCGCCTTCGAGTTCATCCAGAGCCAGCTCATGGAGTACAAGGCAAAGCTCGAGGAGTCGGACAAGCAGATGAGGGAGTTCAGGGAGAAGCACCCGAGCATGATCCCCCAGAGCGAAGCCACGCTGCTCGGCAGGGTGGAGAACTTCCAGACCGCGAAGATAGAGACGGAGATAAGGCTGAAGGAGCTGACGAGGCGTCGGGACAATCTCAAGAAGCAGATATCCGGCGAGAAGGAGCTGACCGTCGCCATGGTAACCCGTGAGGGATCTCCCCAGTCGCGGCTCAACTACCTCAGCAACCAGATCGTCCTCCTCTCCGCTAAGTTCACCGACAACCATCCCGAGATCATCAAGATCAAGGGGGAGATCGAGGAGCTGAAACGGGAGATCGCCCGGGCAAAGGATGCGCCGCCGGACACCACCGGCTCCGAGACATCGACCTTGAACCCTATCTATCAGCAGCTGAAGGAGGACCTGGCCAAGACCGACGCTGAAATCGAATCGCTCCGTGCGCGTGCAGGGGAGCTGGCCCGGCAGCAGCAGACTGCTCAGGGCATCCTCGGCAGCATGCCGAAGGGCCAGGAAGAATGGATGAAGCTGATGCGGGACAGGAATGTCTACCAGAAGATTTATGACGACCTGCTCCAGAAGCTCGAGCAGGCGAGGGTCTCGAAGGACCTCGAGCTCACCGACAAGTCCGAGGCCTTCAGGGTCGTGGATCCCGCGGTCCTCCCCGTCATTCCGGTCAAGCCCGACCGGGTGAAGCTGATCCTGATGGGCATCGGGCTCGGCCTTGCAGCGGGCTTCGGTGCGGCGCTGGCGCTGGAGGCGCTGAGCCCCTCCTTCAAGGATGACGATTCCATCGAGACAGTGCTCAAGCTGCCGGTCCTCGCTTCGATACAACGCATCGAGGTCGCTGATGCGAAGCTGATGGCGGCAAAGAGGATGGAGCGAAAGATATTCGCTGCTGCAGGGGCATACGTCAGTGTTATCCTCCTGGTGCTGATAAAAGAGGCGCTCTACCGCTACATGGGGATCACTATTATCAGCTTTTAA